Below is a genomic region from Phycobacter azelaicus.
AGCCGCGACCACATAGGCCGCTGTCGTAAATCCGTATTCCATCTACCTGTACTCCTTAGGATTTCTGGAACATGGCGAGCATGCGCCGTGTCACAAGGAAGCCGCCGAAAATATTGATCCCAGCCATGAAGACCGAGAGTGCCGCCAGCAGGATCACCAGGAAAGACCCAGAACCGATCTGCATCAGCGCACCCAGGATGATGATCGACGAGATCGCATTGGTCACAGCCATCAGCGGTGTGTGCAGGCTGTGCGCCACGCCCCAGATCACCTGGAAGCCAACAAAGACCGCCAGCACGAAGACGATGAAGTGCTGCATGAAACTGGCCGGAGCGACAAGACCCACGCCCAAGAGCAGCGCTGCGCCGACGGCCAGCAAGGTCACCTGTTGCTTGGTCTGCGCTTTGAACGCGGCGATCTCTTGCGCGCGCTTTTCCTCTGGCGTCAGTTCTTTGGGCGCCTCCGGTTTCTTCTGCGCTGCAATCGCCTGAACCTTTGGCGGCGGCGGTGGGAAGGTGATTTCCTTCTCGAAGGTGACGGTCGCCCCACGGATCACATCATCTTCCATGTTGTGCACGATCTGACCGTCCTTTTCGGGGGTCAGGTCGGTCATCATGTGACGGATGTTGGTGGCATAAAGGGTCGAAGACTGCGCCGCCATCCGGCTGGGGAAGTCGGTGTAGCCGATGATGGTCACGCCGTTGTCGGTGACGACCTTCTCGTCCATCACGGTGCCTTCGACGTTGCCGCCTTTTTCGGCTGCAAGGTCCACGATCACCGAGCCCGGCTTCATCGCCGCAACCATGTCCTCAAGCCACAGCTTGGGCGCTTCGCGGTTGGGGATCAGCGCGGTGGTGATCACGATATCCACTTCGGGCGCCAGCTCGCGGAACTTGGCCAACTGCGCTTCGCGGAACTCAGGGCTGGAAACAGAAGCGTAACCGCCAGTCGCCGCACCGTCCTGCTGTTCCTCTTCAAAGTCGAGATAGACGAACTCGGCGCCCATGGATTCGACCTGCTCGGCCACTTCGGGACGTACGTCAAATGCGTAGGTCACAGCGCCAAGGCTGGTGGAGGCACCAATGGCGGCCAGACCGGCAACGCCCGCGCCCACGACCAGAACCTTCGCCGGGGGCACCTTGCCCGCAGCAGTGATCTGACCGGTGAAGAAACGGCCAAAGTTGTTGCCCGCCTCGATCACGGCACGGTAGCCGGCGATGTTCGCCATCGAGGACAGCGCGTCCATCTTCTGCGCGCGGCTGATGCGCGGCACCATTTCCATGGCGATGACATTGGCACCCTTGGAACGGGCCAGTTCCAGGCCCTCTTCGTTGGCGCCCGGATTGAAGAAGGAGATCAGCGTCTTGCCCGCTGTCATCCGCTTCAGCTCGGTCTCGGTCGGGATGCGGACCTTGGCGACGATGTCGCAGGCCTTCCACAGAGCGGCCGGCGTCTTGATGATCTCGACCCCGGCCTCCTCGTAGGCGGCATCGCTGAAACCGGCCAGCTGACCTGCGCCGCTTTCGATGGCGCAGTCATAGCCCAGCTTCTGCAGCTGCCTGGCGGAGTCCGGCGTCATCGCGACGCGCGCCTCGCCCTTCATTACTTCTTTTGGTGTACCTATTTTCACCTTGTCGGTCCCCCTCGTCTTGCCCGTGCCAGCAAAGCACCGGGTACGGATCGCAAATATTTTGATTATCCTGCGCAATATTTTTGCGCAACCGTTTCGCCGCGTCGCCGCATCATTTTGCCGCGCCGCCGCATGAACTTTAGACCCAGCGGCGCACCTTTCCTTCGTATCTGGCCCAGTCCTGCCGGAACGTCCGTCGCATCCGGTTTTCCTCGGGTTCGATGAACCTTCGTTCGAGGATCCAGACAAAGATCGGCACCAGCGGCAAGGACAACACCGCGTCAAACCTGAGGATCAAACCGGTCAACACCAGAACGTCTCCAAGGTATATCGGGTTCCGGCTGCGGCTGAATATCCCCGATTGCACCAGATGGCTGGGCGTTTGATGCGGGATGATCGTTGTACGCTGGCGGCGCATCTCGACAACGGCGAGCAGCATCAACAGGATCCCGCCCCCAACCAGCAAACCGCCCGAAAAATCAGCCCAGGGCCCGCCAAAGCTGAGCCCATAGGACAAATGGCTGGCTTGCAGCCACGCCAACAAGACGCAGGCCAGCAGCCAAAGGGGAGGAAGATCAATCCAGCGCATCAGGGCCGCACCGTCACGATAACTGGAAGGAAACACAAGGTCATCCGGCGCAAACTCTCCTGATCCGGCCAATGGGTCCAGCCATTTGCACAATTTGGCAAACAAAAAAGGACAGAATGTCCAAAATGCTCCCAAAACGGCGATTCTGTTCCGGGACGCGGCATGATCCTGCACAATTCTACGGGTTTTCCTACGTATACTTTGGCATGCAAACAGGGGGTGCTATTCCCATTCCATTTCCTCGAACACGCGCCCCGCATTCTTGGTTGCCAGTTCCTCGAAGGTGTCCAGCATCTTCCAGCGTTCCTGATCCACGTAATAGGCGCCCGCGAGGTCTCCGCCCTCTTCGATATGGGCGCCGATCTTTTCCCGCAGGTCCTTGAGGTAGTCATAGGTATACCGCCGCACCTGGGCGAGATTCGTGGGATGGCCGTGGCCGGGAATCACGTATGTCGGGTTCAGAGGCTCCATCTTGGTCTCCCAGGTCTCAAGCCAGCAGGAGGTGCAGATCCCCTCAAAGATTGGCAACATGCGCTCATGAAAGGCAATATCGCCGGCGATCAGCATGTCCCACTGCGGCAGCCAGACCTGAGTGTCGCCCGGATCGTGAGCAGGACCCATGTGCATCACCTCAATCTCGACCCCGCCAAGGGTGCGGCTATAGCTGTCCTCGAAGCTGAGGTTCGGGGTCACGATGCGCGTACCTTCCGCCTTGTCGCGATTGTAGCGCTCCATGCCT
It encodes:
- a CDS encoding Re/Si-specific NAD(P)(+) transhydrogenase subunit alpha; the encoded protein is MKIGTPKEVMKGEARVAMTPDSARQLQKLGYDCAIESGAGQLAGFSDAAYEEAGVEIIKTPAALWKACDIVAKVRIPTETELKRMTAGKTLISFFNPGANEEGLELARSKGANVIAMEMVPRISRAQKMDALSSMANIAGYRAVIEAGNNFGRFFTGQITAAGKVPPAKVLVVGAGVAGLAAIGASTSLGAVTYAFDVRPEVAEQVESMGAEFVYLDFEEEQQDGAATGGYASVSSPEFREAQLAKFRELAPEVDIVITTALIPNREAPKLWLEDMVAAMKPGSVIVDLAAEKGGNVEGTVMDEKVVTDNGVTIIGYTDFPSRMAAQSSTLYATNIRHMMTDLTPEKDGQIVHNMEDDVIRGATVTFEKEITFPPPPPKVQAIAAQKKPEAPKELTPEEKRAQEIAAFKAQTKQQVTLLAVGAALLLGVGLVAPASFMQHFIVFVLAVFVGFQVIWGVAHSLHTPLMAVTNAISSIIILGALMQIGSGSFLVILLAALSVFMAGINIFGGFLVTRRMLAMFQKS
- a CDS encoding methyltransferase family protein is translated as MRWIDLPPLWLLACVLLAWLQASHLSYGLSFGGPWADFSGGLLVGGGILLMLLAVVEMRRQRTTIIPHQTPSHLVQSGIFSRSRNPIYLGDVLVLTGLILRFDAVLSLPLVPIFVWILERRFIEPEENRMRRTFRQDWARYEGKVRRWV
- a CDS encoding MBL fold metallo-hydrolase, whose protein sequence is MKPFFTSLLAAAFGASAAFASEDIADQYPQSELYSKPVEVIPHVFSAIGATAPPTYENSGHNNNLSFIVTDEGVVVINGGASARLAAALHEEIKAVTDQPVVLVINENGQGHAMLGNSYWVDQGVDILAHVDAIEAFTAEADFILQGMERYNRDKAEGTRIVTPNLSFEDSYSRTLGGVEIEVMHMGPAHDPGDTQVWLPQWDMLIAGDIAFHERMLPIFEGICTSCWLETWETKMEPLNPTYVIPGHGHPTNLAQVRRYTYDYLKDLREKIGAHIEEGGDLAGAYYVDQERWKMLDTFEELATKNAGRVFEEMEWE